In Calditrichota bacterium, the following proteins share a genomic window:
- a CDS encoding tetratricopeptide repeat protein: MKRVATVGIIFLLFVSIIVSCGQKKTKEQLLAEALSFEKAEDFAKAVETLNKLVQEYPQASEVDSVLFQIGQIYSNNLSDYEQAVRAHERLIQIRPDSPIAAQSLFMIGFHFANNIKNLDSAKVYYEKFIEKYPNHELVTSVKWELDHLGQDINEIDLFQSDKADTK; encoded by the coding sequence ATGAAACGCGTCGCTACTGTTGGTATTATTTTTCTGTTATTTGTTTCCATTATCGTTAGCTGCGGTCAAAAGAAGACGAAAGAGCAGCTTTTAGCCGAAGCGCTCAGTTTCGAAAAAGCTGAGGATTTTGCCAAGGCGGTTGAAACGCTGAATAAATTAGTACAGGAATATCCTCAGGCGTCGGAAGTGGATTCGGTTCTCTTCCAAATTGGTCAGATTTACTCTAACAATTTGAGTGATTATGAGCAAGCCGTCCGCGCCCACGAAAGACTCATTCAGATTCGCCCCGATAGCCCAATTGCCGCCCAGTCGCTTTTTATGATTGGCTTCCATTTTGCGAATAACATCAAAAATCTGGACAGTGCCAAAGTCTATTATGAAAAATTCATCGAAAAATATCCGAATCACGAATTGGTGACTTCCGTCAAATGGGAGTTGGATCATTTAGGCCAGGATATTAATGAAATCGATCTTTTTCAGAGCGATAAGGCGGATACGAAATAA
- a CDS encoding YigZ family protein, translating into MKKDDEYFTIVAAKPAEIKIKGSRFIGTAAQIADEQAARDFIHKISNHYHNATHNCFAYVVGFPPQQISRFHDDGEPAGTAGQPILSVIQGQGLNFVAVVATRYFGGTKLGKGGLIRAYSDCTRAALENCRIEKRYIYESFRIVFPYDLTGAVMRALSQFDARVEDSRYGQASQLLVSVRRSIADDFKNQLVEVTSDKLTFL; encoded by the coding sequence ATGAAAAAAGACGATGAATATTTTACCATTGTCGCCGCGAAACCAGCGGAGATAAAAATCAAAGGATCTCGCTTTATTGGCACAGCGGCTCAGATCGCCGACGAACAAGCAGCGAGAGATTTTATTCACAAAATTTCTAATCATTACCACAACGCAACGCACAACTGTTTCGCCTATGTCGTCGGATTTCCGCCGCAGCAAATCAGCCGTTTCCATGATGACGGCGAGCCTGCCGGCACAGCGGGACAGCCCATTCTCTCGGTCATTCAGGGACAAGGTCTCAATTTCGTCGCCGTGGTCGCGACCAGATATTTTGGCGGGACCAAGTTGGGGAAAGGCGGTTTGATTCGCGCCTATTCCGATTGCACGCGTGCGGCGCTGGAGAATTGCCGGATTGAGAAGCGGTACATTTACGAGAGTTTTCGCATTGTTTTTCCGTATGATTTGACCGGCGCCGTGATGCGCGCGCTCTCTCAATTCGACGCAAGAGTAGAAGATTCGCGATATGGTCAAGCCAGCCAACTGCTCGTTTCTGTGCGCCGTTCGATTGCGGATGATTTCAAAAACCAATTAGTTGAAGTGACGTCTGATAAATTAACTTTTTTGTGA
- a CDS encoding HlyC/CorC family transporter, with translation MSSLEIHLGLIFFALLMSAYFSGTETVFLSASRLRSEILFRRRVKSIRRIYHFISKPETFIVTTLVGTNLSSVLFSTLVVLSLKNSVDEFVIVLISTSALLLFGEIIPKSLGQEFSNQLLPLTGALLKIFKFLFAPVNFLLLGFTNFFLKRLNLKTQADFQTVFTRKDIVRVLRESEKGGAIKSKESRLIGRIFDLRKTRLKDSMVPRTEIVAVPKNISIERLSTAFSKSGFSRLPVYEDSIDNIIGIVYAKDLLTEPESLREILKEPIFVPDSKPAFRLLVEFKQKKMSIAIVLDEYGGTAGLITVEDLVEELVGEIYDEFDIDHEKMYRRLNANTISIDARAEIDEINEKFNLNLPEQESYSTIGGFVIEQLGHIAKEGEVLDTERYRIKIEKADQRRVIRVRLIKK, from the coding sequence ATGAGTTCGCTGGAAATACATTTAGGGCTGATTTTTTTCGCTTTGCTGATGTCGGCCTATTTCTCCGGGACAGAGACTGTCTTTTTGTCGGCGAGTCGGCTTCGTAGCGAAATCCTCTTTCGCCGACGCGTGAAAAGCATCCGCCGAATTTATCATTTTATCAGTAAGCCGGAAACTTTTATTGTTACCACGTTGGTGGGTACAAATTTGTCCAGCGTGCTTTTTTCCACTCTGGTAGTTTTGTCGCTGAAAAATTCGGTCGATGAATTTGTCATCGTGTTGATTTCCACGAGCGCGCTGCTGCTGTTCGGCGAAATTATTCCCAAATCTCTGGGGCAGGAATTTTCCAATCAACTGCTGCCGCTGACCGGGGCGCTGCTGAAAATTTTTAAATTTCTGTTTGCGCCCGTCAATTTCCTGTTGTTGGGTTTCACTAATTTTTTTCTCAAAAGGTTAAACTTGAAGACGCAAGCCGATTTCCAGACGGTTTTCACCAGAAAAGACATCGTCAGAGTGCTGCGTGAAAGCGAGAAAGGCGGCGCCATTAAATCCAAAGAGAGCCGTCTGATCGGCAGAATTTTTGATCTTCGCAAGACGCGGTTGAAGGATTCCATGGTGCCGAGAACCGAGATTGTTGCGGTTCCGAAAAATATTTCCATTGAAAGATTGAGCACTGCTTTTAGCAAATCTGGCTTCTCCCGCTTGCCCGTTTACGAAGATTCCATCGACAATATCATTGGCATCGTTTACGCCAAAGACCTCCTGACCGAACCTGAATCGCTGCGTGAAATTTTGAAAGAACCAATTTTTGTTCCGGATTCAAAACCGGCCTTCAGGTTATTAGTAGAATTCAAACAAAAGAAAATGAGTATCGCCATTGTGCTGGACGAGTACGGCGGCACAGCCGGGCTGATTACTGTCGAGGACCTGGTTGAGGAACTGGTCGGAGAAATTTATGACGAATTCGATATCGACCACGAAAAAATGTACCGCCGGCTGAATGCTAACACCATCAGTATCGACGCGCGCGCCGAAATCGACGAGATAAACGAAAAATTCAATTTGAATCTTCCCGAGCAAGAGTCATACTCCACCATCGGCGGCTTTGTCATTGAGCAATTGGGACATATTGCAAAAGAAGGAGAAGTTTTGGACACGGAACGTTACCGCATTAAAATTGAAAAAGCGGATCAACGCCGAGTGATTCGCGTGCGTCTGATAAAAAAATGA